In the Alkaliphilus oremlandii OhILAs genome, one interval contains:
- a CDS encoding DUF1292 domain-containing protein, with amino-acid sequence MEERDDIITLLDEEGKEQDFEVIMTLEVEGNEYAILAPVDSDEDEDAYVFKIVYENEDEYSLVTIEDDEEYDNVVAAYETLMDEEM; translated from the coding sequence ATGGAAGAAAGAGACGACATTATAACACTTTTAGATGAAGAAGGTAAAGAGCAAGATTTTGAGGTAATTATGACTCTTGAAGTAGAAGGAAATGAATATGCGATTTTAGCTCCTGTAGATTCTGATGAAGACGAAGATGCTTATGTATTTAAAATTGTATATGAAAATGAAGACGAATACTCATTAGTGACAATAGAAGATGATGAAGAATATGATAATGTAGTAGCAGCATATGAAACATTAATGGATGAAGAAATGTAA
- a CDS encoding Fur family transcriptional regulator — MENLIDSLKENLKDKGYKLTPQRRATLDTIIENQGKHLNTEEIYDLVKEKCPEIGLATVYRTLQLLDEMSILSKLNLDDGCIRYELNTNENDHQHHHLICQKCNDVIEVELDLLETLEDEIERKHHFVIKDHSVKFYGICSKCK, encoded by the coding sequence ATGGAAAATCTAATTGATTCCCTTAAAGAAAATTTAAAGGATAAAGGATACAAGCTAACGCCTCAACGGAGAGCTACATTAGACACCATTATTGAGAATCAGGGAAAGCATTTAAATACAGAAGAAATTTATGACTTGGTTAAGGAAAAATGTCCGGAGATAGGCCTTGCCACAGTATATAGAACGCTTCAATTGTTAGATGAAATGTCAATTCTATCTAAATTAAATTTAGATGACGGATGTATCCGTTACGAATTGAATACGAATGAAAATGATCACCAACATCACCATTTAATTTGTCAGAAATGCAATGATGTAATCGAGGTAGAATTGGATTTATTGGAGACTTTGGAAGATGAGATTGAAAGGAAGCATCACTTTGTGATAAAGGACCATTCTGTTAAATTTTATGGCATATGTTCTAAATGCAAATAG
- the ruvX gene encoding Holliday junction resolvase RuvX, whose translation MPRSMGLDVGDKTIGVAISDLFGWTAQGLETIQRIGIKKDLQRLEVIIKEHDINKIVVGLPKNMNGTIGPQGEKVLEFNERLKGRFKDVEIVLWDERLTTVAAERSLIEADVSRKKRKEVIDKMAAVYILQGYLDSASR comes from the coding sequence ATGCCGAGAAGTATGGGGTTAGATGTAGGAGATAAGACTATAGGTGTTGCTATCAGCGATCTATTTGGATGGACGGCCCAAGGTCTAGAAACAATTCAGAGAATTGGAATTAAAAAGGATTTACAGCGATTAGAAGTGATTATCAAAGAGCACGATATCAATAAGATTGTTGTTGGTCTACCGAAGAATATGAATGGGACCATAGGCCCACAAGGTGAAAAGGTACTAGAATTTAACGAACGATTAAAGGGTAGATTTAAAGATGTCGAGATTGTTCTATGGGATGAGAGGCTAACGACAGTCGCTGCTGAACGTTCTTTAATCGAAGCAGATGTCAGTAGAAAAAAGAGAAAAGAAGTTATTGATAAGATGGCTGCGGTGTATATATTACAGGGTTATTTAGATAGCGCAAGCAGATAA